The Pirellulales bacterium genome includes the window CCCGTGGCTTGCGCATTGCGGCGGCAATACCCCCGCGCCTACATCGCGTGGGCGGTGGAACGGGGGGCCTCGCCGATGGTGATGGGGCATGCCTGCCTGGACGAAGTAATCGTGCTAAAGCGCGGTTGGTTTGTTTCGCCCAAACAATGGTGGCTGCTAAGGCAGCGATTAAAACCGCTACGGATTGAGGTCGCCGTCGATTGCCAAAGCATCACCAAAACGGCGCTGGCGGCTTGGTTGTCGGGGGCGAAATTGCGGATTGGCTGCAAAGGAAAGTATGGCTGCGAGCTCAGTCCGCTGTTGAATAATCATTTGATCGAGCCCAGCAGTCCGCATTTGACCGATCGCTCGTTGGAATTGCTTGCGCCGCTGGGAATTCACTCGCCGCAAGTCGAATTTCAGTTGCCTGTTGCGGCGGCGGCAATGGAATCGGCCAACGGCTACTTGCGAGAAATGGGTCTGGACCGCGGATTTGCCCTCATCAATCCGGGAGCCACTTGGAATTCGAAATTATGGGTGATGGAGCGGTTTGGGGAAGTGGCCTGTCATTTAGGGCGGCGGCACGGTTTGCCATCCCTGGTGGTTTGGGGCGGCGAGAACGAATTGAATTGGGCGCGCGAAATTGTCGCGCATTCCGATGGGCATGCCAGGCTGGCTCGAAAAACCAGTTTGCCCGAATTGGCGGCGATCTGCCGAGCGGCGCGGATTTTTATCGGCTCCGATACCGGGCCGCTCCACATGGCCGTGGCTGTCGGCACGCCCAGCGTGGGAATTTACGGAGCCACGCGCCCTGAAGATTGTGGACCGTACGGCCCGCAAAATATCGCCCTGCAGGAGCGCTATCACGACGGGAGCCGGAAAGAGCGCCGCCTAGCCGACAACAGCGCCATGCGGTTGGTGCAAGTTGATCAGGTTTGTGGAGCCTGCGATACGATTTTGTCGCGGCCTAAGGAATTGATGCGCGGGCAGGCAGCATAAGATGCTGTTGGTGAAAATTCTCCGCGACAATTCGCATGAAAACCGCAACTTGACGATTTTTTGCCTTTGAACATTTTGTTGATTGTTTCAATCGACACAGAAAGGATTCCCCATGTCGATGCTCGACCTTGATGCTTTTCGGCGCACTCCGTTGGTGCGCAAACCATTCGACTATTGCATTGTGCCGCGATTTATCAAGCCGGAGC containing:
- a CDS encoding glycosyltransferase family 9 protein, which codes for MLSVETPRILICRMSAIGDTILTLPVACALRRQYPRAYIAWAVERGASPMVMGHACLDEVIVLKRGWFVSPKQWWLLRQRLKPLRIEVAVDCQSITKTALAAWLSGAKLRIGCKGKYGCELSPLLNNHLIEPSSPHLTDRSLELLAPLGIHSPQVEFQLPVAAAAMESANGYLREMGLDRGFALINPGATWNSKLWVMERFGEVACHLGRRHGLPSLVVWGGENELNWAREIVAHSDGHARLARKTSLPELAAICRAARIFIGSDTGPLHMAVAVGTPSVGIYGATRPEDCGPYGPQNIALQERYHDGSRKERRLADNSAMRLVQVDQVCGACDTILSRPKELMRGQAA